ccacctccttctccttcatgggAGCACGCCGCCATGCTCAACGCCGCCTACAGCGGTGGCGGGTTCCCCTCTCAgcctgcaccagagtggtacctcGACAGCAGCGCGTCCTCCCGCGTGACAGGAAACCAAGGTAACCTCACCAAGCATAATCATTCTTTAAAGCATACACCTTCGAGCATCCTTGTCGGCAATGGTAACCACCTTCCCGTCACCGCTTCCGGCTCCACAACACTTCACCCCTACGAATTTCGCCTCACCGACGTACTCGTTTCACCAACGGTCGTCACTAGCCTCATCTCCGTTTGCCGTTTCACTCGCGATAATTCATGCTCTATTGAATTTTACCCATTTGGTTTTCTTGTGAAGGATCTTCGCACCCGGAGGGTTCTAATGATCTCCGCTAGTCACGGCGACCTCTACCCATTCTACGGCAACAAACGGACGCCTCCCTCCATCTTCGCCATCTCCTCGGCGGATCTTTGGCATCGTCGGCTCGGCCATCCTGGCGCCCACTCCATGTCCACCATTACCAACGATTTTCTTAGCACTTGTAATAAGGCCCCGCACTCTCCTTGTACTGCTTGCCAATTAGGCCGCCAACCCCGCCTCCCTTTATCTTCCTCCTTTAGCAAAACCTTTGCTCCCTTTGATTTAATACATTGTGATTTGTGGACATCGCCTGTTATTAGCTTCTCGGGTTACCAATACTATCTGGTTGTCCTTGATGATTTTACACACTACTCGTGGTCGTTTCCTCTACGCAACAAGTCCGACACCTCCTCCACCCTTCAACGCTTCTTCACTTTCGTCAACACACAGTACAATGTCGTCATCAAAGCTATGCAATGTGATAACGGTGGTGAGTTCATCAACACGTCGCTTCACACCTTCTTCTCCTCCAACGGCATTGCCTACCGCTTTTCCTGCCCGCACACCTCCCCGCAGAACGGCAAAGCCGAGCGTCTCCTTCGAACAACAAATGACATTGTTCGCACTCTTCTATTCCAAGCAAATATCACACCACCGTTTTGGGTCAAAGCCTTGCATACGGCCACATATCTCCTTAATCGCCGACCCTCCCGTGCCATCAATAACACCACTCCTTTCTTTCTTCTTCACGCCACTAATCCTACCTATGATCATATGTGGGTGTTCGGCTGTCTTTGCTTTCCAAACACGTCCGCCACCATGGAGCACAAGCTCTCCCCTCGCTCCTCTCCATGTATCTTCCTCGGCTACCCTCTTGAGCACAAGGGGTACCGCTGTTACGACTTAAAAAACCGCCGTGTGATTGTCTCTCGTCACGTCATTTTTGACGAGACCACGTTCCCATACACTCCGCCCGCACCGCCGCCGCAGTCCTCCCCGGCCACACCGGATCCCCAGCGACAAACCCAATCCACCTTGGATCCCCCGCCCGCGTCTGCTGCGCCTTGGACTTCTGCGCCGCAACCACCTGCGCCACCATGCACCCAATCCGCGCTTTGTCCCGTCCCACCAGATACACCCACCCACCCGACCGATTCCCACGCCACATCTACCTCGCCTGCTGTGCCTCATCCTTCGCCATCTCCTAGCGCCCCACCTGACCGCGGATCCACCTCGCTCTCCACGCCGGTCGGCTCCGACTCCCACGCACCGTCCCCCTCTGTCGCCCCGCTCGTGGACCCAGTCGTATCTACCTCGAACTCCGGGGCATGCACCACCAATACGCCGTCTCCACGTCTCCCTCGCCATGCAGTGCCGGCCAACCCCCCACGTAACTCTCACACCATGCAAACCCGCTCCAAACGTGGCTTCTGCATGCCGCGTCGCCTCTTCCTCGCTGACGCCTCCACCACCATCTCACCCATCCCTGCTTCCTACAAATCAGCTCTCCGTGACCCCCATTGGAGACATGCGATGCACGAAGAGTTTGATGCTTTAATCCATAATTCTACTTGGTCTCTGGTTCCCAAACCTGCAGGTGTCAACATCGTCACGGGCAAGTGGATCTACCGTCACAAGTTTCATACCGATGGCAGCCTTGCACGCTACAAAGCGCGTTGGGTTGTTCGCGGATTCACCCAACAGGAAGGTATTGACTATGAAGAAACCTTCAGCCCCGTGGTTAAACCCTCCACCATTCGTGTCGTCCTATCCCTCGCCACGTCTCGCTCCTGGCCTATCCACCAGCTCGATGTCAAAAACGCCTTCCTTCATGGTGATCTCAAGGAGGTCGTCTACTGCTCCCAACCCGCCGGGTTTGTTGACCCCAACCGTCCGGATCATGTGTGCTTACTCCGCAAGTCACTCTACGGGCTGAAACGGGCTCCACACACTTGGTTTCTTCGTTTCAAGTCTTTCCTCTTGACACTCGGTTTCACCAGTTCCAAGAGTGACTCCTCTCTCTTCATACTCCACCACGGCACATCCATCGCCTATCTTCtcgtatatgtcgacgacatcatcCTCACCGCCAATACACCTCATACACTACATGCCATTATCACTTCCCTCAAACGGGAATTCTCCATCACAGATCTCGGTGACCTCCATCATTTTCTCGGTGTCAATGTCACTCCCAACAGCTCTGGTCTCTTTCTCAGCCAACAGCAATACACACTTGAGATCCTCGATCGCGCCGACATGCTGAACTGCAAACCGGTTTCCACGCCCATTGACACCACCTCCAAACTCTCGGCCGCTGAAGGTAGCCTCCTCTCCAACCCCACATACTATCGCAGCATCGTAGGCGCCCTGCAATACCTAACTCTCACACGTCTTGATATTGCCTATGCGGTCCAACAAATATGTCTCTTCATGCACTCCCCACGCGATACCCACATGCGCCTCGTCAAGCGGATTGTGCGTTACCTCCAGGGTACATCACACTATGGGATTCAGCTTTACAAATCATCCTCTACGGACCTCATTGCATATACGGATGCCGACTGGGCGGGCTGCCCTGACACCCGCAAGTCTACATCCGGTTTTTGCGTGTTCCTTGGCGATAACATTGTCTCCTGGTCCTCCAGGCGGCAGCCAACGGTGTCCAGATCCAGTGCGGAGGCCGAGTATCGTGGTGTCGCGAACTGCGTGGCTGAGTCTTGTTGGCTACGGCAGTTGCTCCACAAACTACGTTTTCTCCTCCAGCTCGTGCAACCGTGGTATATTGTGACAATGTCAGCGCCACTTATCTGGCTTCCAACCCAGTTCAGCATCAAAGGACGAAGCACATCGAGATTGACTTGCACTTCGTCCGCGACAGAGTAGCTCTCGGTGAGGCACGGGTGCTTCACGTTCCCTCGAGCTCCCAGTTTGCCGACTTGTTCACCAAAGGCCTACCGTCTCAAGTGTTCCATGAGTTTCGGGACAGCCTGAACGTCCTTCCCCACGACGTTCCGGCTGAGGGGGGGTGTTAGCCAGTACATGTAACACTTAGTCAAGGTTGTTATAACCACTCCTACATCATAGGATCATTAGGAGAAATGGCTGTGCCACACAAATAGGGGTAGCCAAATCTATATATTGTACACTTTGTAACATCATTGTTTAAGGAATCACAACAGATATTCCAACTGTGCCGTCCCTTCGTCGTCGCTACCAGCACACCAGCAGAGATAGGAACCAAGGTAGAAGAAGGGCGCGCGGCCGCTTTGTGCACGTGATCCACGCCCACGCGCTGACTTTGCTGGGTACCAGCACACAACGCTGTCGACCACTACCAAACATCTCTCAAAAATGACATCACCCAACGAAACTAGACAAGTCCCAATTGCCCACGAGGCTTACTCCAATCGGAATGGCCGGTTTCCTTCTCACTTTCTCGTGCTCTTCCTTCTTCATTAGGCCATTGATTGATGTTTTACCTCACCAACCAACAAGAACCTGGTTTTCACCGCAACGCAGCGCAGCCAACTCCACATTTCACGCAGCAACTACACCAGGAAATCCAGCATGTCCTCCCTTGGCTTGGCTCTGGTGCTGCTCGTCTCAATGGTCTCTCCGGCGACAACGAGGAGCTCCTGCTCCAAGCAGGAGGAAAACTCCCTTCTCCAGCTCCTCGCCGGGCTCTCACGGCACGGCGGCCTCGCCGCGTCGTGGCAGAGCAACACCCACTGCTGCGCATGGGAAGGGATCACATGCAACCAAGATGGAAAGGTCACCGATGTTTCGCTGGCTTCTCGAGGCCTCGAGGGGTCCATCTCGCCATTCCTCGGCAACCTCACCAGCCTCTTGCGCCTCAAGCTGTCGCGCAACTCACTGTCCGGCGACTTGCCGCTAGAGTTGGTTTCATCAAGCAGCATAATCGTCCTCGACGTCAGCTTCAACCGCCTCACAGGAGCGCTGCATGAGCTGCCATCTTCAACCCCTGCGCGGCCTCTGCAGGTAATGAACATCTCAAGCAACTTGTTTACAGGCCAATTTCCATCCACCACATGGAAAGCAATGGAGAATTTGGTCGCGCTCAATGCCAGCAACAACAGCTTTACTGGGCAGATACCAATGACGCTATGTGCGAGTGCGCCATCTTTGGCCGTGCTTGAGCTCAGTTTTAACAAATTCAGTGGAAATATCCCTCCAGGGCTCAGTAGTTGCTCCGTGCTGAAGATGCTCAGCGCTGGCTACAACAACCTCTGTGGGAATCTTCCAGTCGAGCTCTTCAATGTTACCTCATTAGAGCACCTCTCTTTGCCTAACAATTGGTTAGACGGAGCTGTCAATGGCATCAGCAAGCTCACAAATCTGGTCACCCTTGATCTAGGGGAGAATGGTTTCAGTGGCAACATTCCAGAGTCTATAGGTGATCTGAAGAGATTGGAGGAGCTGCATTTGGAACACAACAATATGTCAGGGGAGCTGCCAACAGCTCTAAGCAACTGCACAAATCTTGTAACAATTGACCTCAACACCAACCGCTTCAGTGGACAACTTAACGAGGTCAAGTTTGCGAGCCTGTCGAATCTAAGAAAATTAGATCTTCTTTTCAACAACTTCACCGGAACAATTCCAGAAAGCATATACTCCTGCAGCAAGCTGAGTGCACTACGGCTATCTTACAATCAATTCCATGGTCAATTGTCAGAAAAAATAAGCAATCTGAAGTCCCTCTCATTCCTATCACTTTCTAATAACTCGCTTACAAATATCACAAGGACGCTTCAGATCCTTAGTAGTTCCAAGAGCCTCACCACCCTTTATATTGGATGCAACTTCCTGCATGAGACCATGCCAGAGGATGACAGCATTATTGGTTTTGAGAACCTTCAGGTTCTTTCCATGAGTGAGTGTTCATTGTCTGGAACAATACCTGATTGGTTATCAAAGCTCACAAACTTAGGGATGCTATTTTTACAAAGCAATCAACTATCTGGACAGGTACCAGACTGGATCAGCAGCCTAAACTTGCTTTTCTATCTAGACATATCAAACAACAGCTTTACAGGGGAAATTCCAACAGCCTTAATGGAGATGCCAATGCTAAGATCAGACAAGACTGCAGCAAAGGTCTTCTTTGAGCTGCTTGTTTGGAACGAGAACACATTTATGCAATACCTCATGCTCAGTGCTTTTCCTAAAGTGCTTAATCTGGCCATCAATAATTTCACTGGTGTGATACCAGAGGAGATCGGACAGTTAAAAGGACTCATTTCACTCAACTTGAGCTCTAACAGGTTATCTGGAGAGATACCAAAACAGATCTGCAATCTGACGAACCTGCAGGTGCTTGACTTGTCTGGTAATCAACTCACTGGTACAATTCCAGCTGCATTGAAAAATCTGCACTTCCTTTCCAGATTCAACGTTTCTAATAATGACCTGGAAGGCCCTATTCCAAACGTGGGCCAGTTTAGCACATTTCCGGATTCTAGCTTTGGTGGAAACCCAAAACTGTGTAGCCCTATGATCCCAAACCATTGTGGTTCAGCAGAAGCAGGTCCGGTCTCCACAAAACACATTGGTAATGAGGTTATCTTTGCGAtcgcctttggtattttctttggagtaggagtcctataTGATCAGATAGTCTTAAGCAGATATTTTGCTAAAGCCTTGTAATTGTCTCACTGCCCAAACCATGTGAGCTCAAGTGGTTCTCAGTTCAGCAAGATGATGTCAGTGGCTCCAGCCCCAGCAAGATAAAAAATCCCAGGAAAATCCGGTATCTCGAGCCATTGGCAATCTGTACCCCATGTAAATGAAAATCGTTAGCGAGTGAGTAAACATCAAGAGTGTGTAATTCCATTTATTATTTTAGAGAATGTATAACCAACCTTTTCACTATTTACTTTGCTAAAGGTGAGTGAATGTTCATCCAGGATCAGTGATGAATATATTCATGCAACCATGAGAAATTTGCAGTTTAGCATACTAACATGCAGTTGAGATTTAACTAATTAAGCAGACTGGCAATTTAATAGATTAATTAATTCATCATGGACAAAACAGGACGGAACCCTATAACTTGATACAGCTGCCATCTAACTCCAATCGAATACAAGATTGCAATTGTCCACAGCAAACAACATTCGCTGAGAGAAAAATTCAGAAACATCCACGAGATTATCAAGCAGAGATGCTGGAATTGGtactgttaggaataagcaacttgtattcccatgaggtcataggccgatatatatacatgtacatgtggtggactatatgcaggaaaccccttatatattgggataaatacaaaagggtacatggctatattatatatactctaacacccccctcaaactcatgatggacgaacaacactgagtttggagagatagaagccaTGCTGCACTCTAGTCT
This genomic stretch from Hordeum vulgare subsp. vulgare chromosome 6H, MorexV3_pseudomolecules_assembly, whole genome shotgun sequence harbors:
- the LOC123403002 gene encoding receptor-like protein 2; translated protein: MSSLGLALVLLVSMVSPATTRSSCSKQEENSLLQLLAGLSRHGGLAASWQSNTHCCAWEGITCNQDGKVTDVSLASRGLEGSISPFLGNLTSLLRLKLSRNSLSGDLPLELVSSSSIIVLDVSFNRLTGALHELPSSTPARPLQVMNISSNLFTGQFPSTTWKAMENLVALNASNNSFTGQIPMTLCASAPSLAVLELSFNKFSGNIPPGLSSCSVLKMLSAGYNNLCGNLPVELFNVTSLEHLSLPNNWLDGAVNGISKLTNLVTLDLGENGFSGNIPESIGDLKRLEELHLEHNNMSGELPTALSNCTNLVTIDLNTNRFSGQLNEVKFASLSNLRKLDLLFNNFTGTIPESIYSCSKLSALRLSYNQFHGQLSEKISNLKSLSFLSLSNNSLTNITRTLQILSSSKSLTTLYIGCNFLHETMPEDDSIIGFENLQVLSMSECSLSGTIPDWLSKLTNLGMLFLQSNQLSGQVPDWISSLNLLFYLDISNNSFTGEIPTALMEMPMLRSDKTAAKVFFELLVWNENTFMQYLMLSAFPKVLNLAINNFTGVIPEEIGQLKGLISLNLSSNRLSGEIPKQICNLTNLQVLDLSGNQLTGTIPAALKNLHFLSRFNVSNNDLEGPIPNVGQFSTFPDSSFGGNPKLCSPMIPNHCGSAEAGPVSTKHIGNEVIFAIAFGIFFGVGVLYDQIVLSRYFAKAL